GACGCTCCCGAGCGCCAGGTCCACATgggcagagacagagggagagaaagagatggcgCTGGTGGTTGTGggtgagaagggggggggggggttggttggttGGGTGGGTTGACCTGGTTGTGTTGAGAGACTAGTTAGTCAAGAGTCGTTGCCGTCAGTAGGCAAGTTTTTCtttggagtgggggggggggggggggggggggaacgacatATAGAATAGAGCAGTTATCAAACATGCAGGCTTCTACAGTTGCGTGGACATAGACGacacggtgagggggagggggaaggtggGGAGAGGGTTTTGGTGaagcaaggaggaggagacccgACCAGACGCACAGCCCTTGGAACCCCAAcatacccccccgccccccccaaaaaacagaCACGGGTGCTGCCCCACAGATCAAAATGCGCCCCACGCCATTCTATCTGTGTGCCTCTCCCCAGCGTTTCACCACTCgcattcgtgtgcgtgtgtgtgtacacgtataACCCAAGTCCCCCAAACCTCTGCAACCACATTAAAATGGACAAcagttgtggtagttgttgttctGGTCAATTGGTCGACAAGAGAGGTCTCTAAAAGCGTTCTACGGCTGGTGTCCAGCGACAGAGGAGGCGGCGTGCACACAGTCGGGAGAGAAgctggagagaggaaggagcacCAACCCAGACTTACCCTGACCATAGAGACCTTAGCTGGGCCAGCGTCTACACCTGTCTCCCCCTGGGGCTTGCCACTGTGTCAAGTGGGTCTGGTGGTCGCTTTCCACAAGGGCAACAGGaagtaaagaaagaaaacacgTAAACAGGAAGAATGGGGAAACGTCCAAACCCTTGTACTGCTTTGcgtttcctttttgttttgttttaaccaCAGTTGTGAGCGAAACCTTCTTTATTATAATGGCAAGTACAGCATACATATGTCCAATAAAAAGCATGCCAGTTCTTTACTTCTTaaacttttcttaaaaaaaaaggctaaaTTAAAATCTCTAAAAAAGAAATACGGTCTAAGACATGGCAAACAACACATTTCGCAACCATATATTTATACGAATTATGTAATAAGTATGTtcgtttgtgtatatatgtttatatgtatatataaacctATACATACAATACAACAGAGAGATTACATTGTGAGATGCAATAGTCCACTACGAACCACAGGAGGTTGGGGGTAGAACTGCGAcccgggggggaagggggggggggggtattgtgtTAATCAGACCAGGGGCCAAATGGCATTTGCAAAGGATCCCTCAGCACCTTCTTTCTGTGATTGATTTGTTTCCTTAGAAACGGTACCCATTTTCTTAACAAATGCCATTTGTTCTGTTCAAGGCCTGCTCTATAGGAAAAGGGGGTAACAATTAGGCTTGCTAGAAGACACTggtcgatctctctctctgttcattgGTACTAATGCCACAGGCCTCATCACCTTCAATGTTCTTTAAAAAGACGACAGAAAGAAAGTAGGCAGGAGGCCCAGTTTTGTatgataaaaatataaaaacaatgcCACGACAAAACCCCTTTACAGGCTGCTCCATACTGTGCTTTACTCATAGCCTCTGGTGACTGCTATGCTTCAAAGTGGCACTCTGTCCATTATTTTCTTTAATGAATGTTCTTTTAACACTTGGCCCCTCGGACCCATGCACGATTTAAAAAGGAATATATTGAAAGCACTTAAAAAACTATGGGAATTAACCCCACTAAATGCACTTAAATCAGAAAGCTGTTAGGCACATGGTTAACCTCGTCGCTAGGGTTACGAAGTCAGGCGgcgaagaagaagatgaagggaTTATTAGTAAACCACTCATTCTCCGTTCATGCTGTTACAGTTAAAAACGCTGACTTGGATTACATGCTAGCAAAGCAAAAGAGGAAACAAAAATCAACAGTAAACAATATGAACGGTATAAACacattggtaaaaaaaaaggccTCTGTATGAAACACTGAAAGACtatatacacaagcacacaggtgtgtgtcttGACAACTACACTGCACTGTCAGCAAACCTTTTAAGGAGCAAAAAGCTGGTATGTTAACTGGTAACAACCAGGAATCAACATCCAGATTGATAAGGAAAAAATGCTATTGTCTCCGCTGAAAATGTCATGGtcagaggtagagaaagagataaggatagagagagaaagagagcgagagagaggagccagTGTCTTTTGGGAGCCCTAGTTACAGcgagtgtgtgggagggggaggcaggggggaggctgaggaggaaagATCCAACAGACATTACAGTACACGTCAGCTgtgctttgtttttgtgttcttCGTCTCCCAggcggtttgtgtgtgagttttgtgCGCtgcaagggggagggagaggggggggatgggtggtTGATCggggtcatcatcatcacagctTCTGAACATGTGCAACACGACAATCTCTCGctgtcattcactcactcactcactcgcctCCCGGGGGGAACCAGAAACCCGGCATTCATTCAAGCCAAATACTACTACCGTGGTCCCGCCCGCTAGACAGTGGTGTGCTCCTCAGCCCCCCACAGCCCGGCCCCTGGTCTGGGTGGTGAACTGATGAGAAACCTAACAGAAGGCCGACAGGGTCGCTGTTCTTTCATTAATAGCAGTACGAGCTGCCCTGGTGCATTTGCAAAGGAGAGGCGGTGGATTGATTGATAAACAACTAAAAAgggtagggatgcaccgaaatgaataTTCTTGGCCGAAACTGAAAACCAAAAATGAGGAAACCAAGGCCGAAAACCGAAACACCGAAATAAATTATTACGCCAATGTACcatttagggttgccgcggtatacggtattaccggtgttgaggccaacaccgagttattttgtatatatataaaaaaatatatatacaaacctaataggctacctaataaagcattggaacacacaagacaagATATAAGTATTTCGGCCGAAAATTCAGTGCATCCATAAAAAAAGGCTTTGGCTTTTAAAAAAAGGATCAATGTACAGTGtgtgatatatatctatatagatgcATACACATGTGTATAAAAAGGCATATGTGATAGGATACGACTGCTATGCTGGCTGCTATACTGGCACATGTGTGTGAGGTTAGTGGCACAACTTTGTGTTGAAGTGTGAAACATAACTAATGCCCTCGGAGCAGGCCAGGGGAAGGCGGGGTGCGTGTCCCTTTCTGCACAGCACCCTAGCGGTCAGTACCACGGCAGCTCacaacccaacccccaaccccaaTACCTTatttcagagacacacacacacacacacacacacacacacacacacaaacagatgtgcacacatccacacacacagctataacGAGGTGCTTAAGCTCAGGGAGGAAATAACAGATAAAGGTTTTCGGGGAGTTGTGTAATGCGGTGTGtacaggtgcgtgtgtgtgtgtatgtatgtggtaCAGTTGAgcggtggtgggggttgggAGGGGAAGCAGTAGAAGGACGGGCACGGGGGGCACCCCCCACAGGGAGCTGTGCTTGTAGGTGTGcgtaggtttttgtgtgtgtgtgtgtccgtgcgcacGTGCGTcgtaatacaaaacaaaaaaaaaacaaatcaacaacaaccaaaacaaaggACTATCGGTAGGGGGGCTCGGGGGCGTGGAGGGAGAGTTCGGGGCGACGGAGGACGGCCTCCTTGCGCGGGGcggaggggggcggcggcggcaacGGCGGCTCATACACCCTGGGCCCGGCGGCCATGCCGGCCACGGGCACCACCGAGGGCCGGAGGGCTTCCAGCGTGGCCACGGGCTGCGGGGGCATGGCGCCCACCGGCATCGCCTGCATGGCGCCCGTGGGCGGCGGGTAGGCGTACTGGAACTGTGGgtactgctgcagctgctggtaGTACTCTGCGTAgtacctgggggggagggggggggggtgggtggttgcaaaaggggggggggggggggggtgttaggttggaggagaagggaggggggggtgaggggttggggagagaggagagaggctggTTTAGGTAAGGTAAGGGCTGCATGGCGGTCATGGTGTTTGGTGTGtcgcggcggggggggggggggggtgtgcctGGACAGAGAAGGTAAGGAAGCCGACAACGCTGATGATAATGAAGACGAAGTTTAAACAAAGTAGAGAACCTTTGCGGCTCTCAAGAGAACGGACGAGACGGAGGAGGGTACCAGCGAGGGGGGCGCACAGAGGCAGCGGCTAGGAGGCACAGGGGGCTTTAGAGGGAGCCGGGAGGGCAAGGGCCCCCCAGCAGTGGGGGAAAGGAGACGAAAGGGTGCAGGGCTGCAGACGGGTTTAGAAGTGGCGGCTAGGTCCGATCGACCCCGGGGttggaggagcgggggggggggcttcctaCCTGGCCATGGGGTCCTCGGCGGCCTCGGCAGCCTCCTCAGCGGCGCGGCCGGCCGGCGTGGGCAGCAGCGGGCGCCGGGGCTTGTTGGCCCTCTGGTACATGAAGGGCTTCATCACCGGGTCGGGCAGCAGAGGCATGGAGCGCCGCAGGGGGCTCCGGTCCCGCTCGCCTGACTTGGCGGCGGCAgctgccgccgccaccgccacctgGTGGTCGTGCAGGACGTGCTGGCCCTGGGCGAAGTAGTGCGCCTGGCGGGCCGCCTCCAGGATGGCCTGGGTGGGGTCGCCGCCGCCCATCCCGCCCATGGCGCTGATGTGGGCGTAGGCcggcccgccgccgccgtacATGGCCGGGGCGACCGTGTACGCCGGGTTGACGGCCGCCTGCATCTCCAGGCCGGGGCCGGCCGTCAGGTACACGGGGTGGTTGCCCATGGCCTGGGCGTAGACCGGCGTGCTGTAGGCGTGGGCGTGCGCCGCCGCCTGGTTGGCCACCTGGCCGTAGAGGTTGTGGCCCATCTGGCTGTACATCTGGGTGGCGCCCGACGACAGCGCCGCCTGGTTGGCCGCCACCGTGCCGTAGAGCTGGTTGGCCACGTTGGCGCCGTACACCTGGCTGGCGAGCGCGCCGTACACCGCCTGGTTCACCGGGTTGCCGTCGCTGCGCGCGCCCGTGGTGAGGCCCGTGAGCGCGGCGTAGGTGGGGTCGAAGGTGGACGTGTTGTACACCGAGTTGTGCACGCTCTGCTGCACCTGCAGCGGgagccccgccgccgccgccgccgccgccgccagcacgGCAGCCTGGCTCTGGTACTGCTCCAGGGAGGACTTGCCCGCGGGGCACTCGCCGGCGTAGTGGCCCTGCTTGCCGCAGCTCACGCAGGGGATCTTGCCGGTGGGCGTCTGCTTGCTGGGCTGCACCTTGGACAGCTCCACGGAGAGCGGGCGGCCCTTGAAGGAGGTGCCGTGGAGGGCCTCGATGGCCTGCAGCGCGTCCTCCTTGTTCTCCATATGGACAAAGGCGTAGCCTGCGGAAGAGGAATGCCTGGCTGTCATTGAGCGCAGGGACAACAGTTAGGACAACAGCGGCATGCCACGGGCACACACTTATAGACTCTACGTTCGCCTACACGATGGTAGGGCGATCACTCGCAGTGGCCGGTCCTAATGTGCCACCGGGGTTGACCAGCCACCATCAATTCCTCAAACACGTCATGTCCGGGCTTCTTAGCTTTTCAACTTGTATTTAAccgatgaatgaatgaatgaatcacatTTTTACCCATTGCAACAAAACATGATTTCACTACTTCACTATGGCCATTAAAAGGTAAAACATATATGTGGAGATGCCCCCCGTCTTTTGCCCAGATGTTTGAGGCTCACCTTTGACCTTGTCGCACTCCAGCACCTTGCCGAAGGTTTGGAAGAGCTCCTGGAGGTCCTCCGTGGTGCACATGCCGCTCAGGTTGCCCACAAACACCTTGGTGGAGTGGAGGGGCCGCCCGCGGgattcctccaccaccaggttGCGGCCGCGGAACTCGCGGCCGTTGAGCTCGCGGATGGCGCGCTCTGCCGAGCCATCGCCGTGCAGGTGCACGAAGGCGAACTGCCGCAGTACGCTGCAGCTCACCACCTGGCCGTAGGACTCGAAAATGGCCGACAGCTCCTCCTGGGTGGTGTCCAATGCTAGGTTCCCCACGAAGAGCTTCACCGTGTTGCTCTTGTCCATGgctctggggagggaggagaggaaaggaggcgGTGAGCGAGGCCAGGCGCAAAGGCAGATTTGAGGAATTGTTCACATTTAATTATAAggatagataataataatttataacgTAATTACAGGGCAGCTTGTTCGAAAATGGTGCAGTGTGATACTTTCTGATTAATGAAGTGTTCAAACTTTTCCATGCAATTAGAAAGTAACCCTGGGGATAACACATTTCCCCACCTTCCAGACCAAAACGCTAATTTACATTGACAGTTTTAGAAATCAAGCTGCCCCAGGGAATGGTTACTGGGTAACAGTCGTGCgttgatgtttttatttattaagagTACTTCTCCATAAGCATGCAGTAAAAGTCTGCCACATTAACTATGATTCTGCTGAATTAGAGAAGTTAGATGTCACTTGTATAAAATCAAACAATAGAGAACTAGTATCAGGAACCGATGTCCCAACTCTTATGTGGAAATGTTTTTTGCAGGCGGTAATATTTTCGCAACACTCTGTCCCGTCTTATTACAAAATAGCAGGGTTCCCTTTTAAGGGAAACCCATTAGTGGCTGTTTGGCTTAAGACCTGAAGTCTACTCATATCCCCTACTGAGATAGAGAGTGATAGTAATCAGCTAATCTGACGGATTACAGAAAGACGGCTATGTGTTTGGGATCAGTGAAGTGTTTTTGAGAGTAAAACTCTGCAGCAAGTAGAAGTGAGAAGCAGATGTAAATGCTGTGCGTGTTTCCTACTGGTTTTTGCAGGCATTTATGTTATACCCCCAGAACAACACTATTCCTTTAAACCTCATGATTTGCTCCCATTGTGTAGTGAGAATGTCTCAAGCCAGTTAATTTATGCCATGGCAAGCATCCCGTCTCATCTGATGTCCAACGTGTTACTTGATTTCTTCCATTGGCTGTCAGCTGGTGCTAAACATAACTTCACAAAGCTATAAATCTTCGACCTCTGCACGAAAAAATGCTGAATCCACCAACCAGCCTTAAATGGCATATTCAAATGCTGCTCTCTTGCTTAGTTATTAGAATATAGATTATGTCTATATTCTAATAAAGTGTTATAGCAAGCAGGGGTTTGAGCTACGTGAGTATTAATGTCTCAACTCCAAAACAATCATTATATAAAAGACAAGTTGAATGGGAAAAGTGAAATGGAAACATGTTCAGAACTAATATCTGGGTATACAAACAAAGCGAATAAGCTGAAATATGCAATCATGCATCAGGCCTATTAGGAAACTCTTGTATCAAAATGTCAGTTGGTATTGAGTCATGCACTTATGTGTAAGTGAAATATGATCAGGCCAAGGTCCCCGTATTATGGTTCCCCAAACCCAAATTCCTAATCACTGGATTTTCCTCCATTAGTCAACATAATGTATTAAAGCGAATAGCTGGGGCTATAAACCAGATaaccgtttaaaaaaaaaacacagttggTCTTTTTCATCATGGAGACTGGTTACCGTtagtaaaaaaaatgaatgttcCAGCAATCCAAGGGATTGGTTTAGAATGGGGGAAAGGGGAACTGGCTAAAAACCAGCAGCTAGTGACTTGGTGGAGCATGTCGCTTTTACAAATGGCTGATGCAGTGAAACGGGGTCTGTCTGAAGCATCCCCGGGGGGCGACGAAGCCCTGATGACGCAGCACCAAACCGTTGTAAACACACGGTCAAAATTACACGAAATGTGTTCAAATAACGGAGGTGTATGCAGAACTAGGCCTCGCTGTTTTTCTGAACGAAgcgcagttttttttttttttttacacgtttTCCCCTTATGATGATGGCCAAAACGTGCTGCATGGGTTCGCTTGTTAATCCAACGACGAGAACATCTGAAGTTTATCAAACATATAAACCAAGATAACGATCACAACGAGCTACAAAACGCCATTTTAAAAACCAAAACAGTGATACAATTTTACAATGCGGGTTACACAAAGACTGGAACAAATACAATGTAACGACGGACAATCACATTTCCCCCACCGGAACGAATCCACCGACTGCCAACAACCGAGGGATTCAAACCAAGATATAACACCCTTGTATCGTAACCTTAAAATAACACACCAAATACATTTGATTGTAAACTTGAAATATCAATGAAATGGGTTAAGAATGCTTTGGAGAAGAATGAAAGGGACCAAAGAAATGCTACCATCTTACCTAAGCGGTGCTGTGTTTCAAAATGGTAGCGCCTGCTTCCGCTAGTGAGGCGCTCGTCCGCCGCGCTGTAGGGGAAAAGAGGGAGGGCTGCGACATTTCACTGGATGCCCATTCTTCCACTCCATTCCACCCCTCACGTCTTATCGCAAATCGTGATAAGAACAGCATAGCTCGAAACTAGACCTATTCATATTTCTCCAGATTGGATTTTTACAAGATTGGAACCACCGAGCGGATTTTTAGAGCGGCAGGGCTGGATGTTTTTATTGTAGTGAATTCAATATGATGGGTTTTATTATAGTAACGCGATCATGTCACACAGAGTCCACTTTTATTTCAAATAGAACGATTTAATGTCAAATCACTAACCAACTACGTGGTCTTTGCACAACAACGATTGACAACATTTTCTACAATAGGTGATTGATTAGAGGGCAACATTTTTGAAATAAATCCAGATTTTCATTTTTACCGAATAAATAGTGTAATGCGCATTCCACAATATATCAGCAGTTTGACTAATGGGGCATACAGACATTTAAATAATTAcataataatatttgtataaCACCTAATACAGCCCAATATATGTCTGCTAAGAACAGAGTGCATGATAAAAAGCAATGGAAGAAACTATTTTGTggcatacaaaaaaacaaaatgcgCCATCACATGTATTCATATTATAAACATTGGAAAGGTTATTTCTaattgtaaataatataattatcaaACCTATCTTAAGCTAGAATTAAATGCCCGATATTCAGTAGCATAATGGAGATGTACAAACTTATATAATCAACTTTATCAAGTGCCTTATTGGTTAGGCTAGTGTAAACATGTGAACACAAATTCACTTCCATCTTCACTGATCCCACACCATGGTCCAAATGTGTCATAAACATGGAATCAAAAAGGGAGTCAAATTATAAGAGCAagggaataaataaaaataaaaagccagaGAAAAATAAGGCCACATATCTTTGGCTTTTCTGTAAGTGTCAGGGTCTGTGCCACCTGAGTTCTCAATCGATGCTTGacatttaatttttattttttttaaatcatcattGAAACGATTGTCGATTGAGTTACTCAAGTCATAAACAAGCCTCGAAAAAtaaacaaccaacacacactaaACCATGAGTGCGTGCTgatgcatgagtgtctcagaggtgggcggggggggtctcCATGCGGCGCCCCTTCCCGGCGATGGGGCGGTCCCGCTCCTCCCATAGCGTCACGCCGTCACATGCACAGATCTGCTTGGCGTTCTGGAAAAGTCCCGCAGAGCGAGCGATGATCCCACACGCCAGCCTGAGATCAGAATAACGTTAGCGAGAAGTTTAGAGGATggaacatacacacgcacgcgtacgtgtgtgtgtgtgtgtacgtgtgtgtgtgtgtgtctttgttttacaattattagtaggcctatatcaaaatgaataaataaataaccaaagattgcagttggaggatgcttgcaggtaggcaaaaaccctcaactagtttgtGGTTTAGGCTTACGTATTTGAAAATattaatgtcaaataaataatagtaatttgAATAGTTTGGTAGCACTAAAGTGCACACAAAGTGACCTGCATAGGTTTAGTTTtcagtcaaatatcctattatcgcttcttattaggctatgtagcttaaataatgacataatcaggccgtatagaatgcaacatgtttaatagcctaacttttaAAATAGATGGGAGAAAACatgaggcatagtgttacgagtagcgtatgtgtgtgcgcgagaatggcagtgtgtgcgtgtgtctgacgtcagcgagtgagttgacgagcgaggagagcgagcgtgtgtgcgtgtcagtctaGTGAAGAAACTAACAAGTCCGGTTGTGTATAAGAGTAAAGTACCCAGCCTTTCAATAATCGGTGGCAGCTTCATTCCGACCTctaagcagaccaactgccggtcaagcacacaaaacactagagacagggatcacacaggctattttttcgcgcttggcccactctagACAAATGTCGTTCACAgcgagggcatctcgtcgcagacTATTATTTAAACAGATTATTAGCTAACTTCAACCTGACCAGAGAGATACAATTTTGTCTGACATTTAATTTTTCTATCACCGGACAACGGAAGCCCTGGCACTAACAGCTCATATCACATGGCTGGATCTTGACTGTAAGTATAatgagagttagaaagggcgtgtcgctcttctgccttctcacaccgcgagacaggttcgtggttttgagtgtcgcgatttcggtttcgatacgcatATCGCTatagccctagtgtgtgtgcacgtgcgcgtctttgtgtgcgtgtgtgtactgctTCTCCCCCACCCAAAACCCACCTTTCGCCAGAGTTTCCTGTTTCTCTGGAAAGGGCGTGTCCTCCACAGCCCAGGTCGTCTTCTCCTGCGTCCACCACCAACGATCGACCAATCACGTCCCACACCTGCAGCCAAGTGAGTATGGAGGCGGAGGTTCaaaagaaacacgacaaacACAGGGTCAGGTCAGGGTCGGCCTGGCAAACAGGTCTTCCCCGGACATGTTACAAGAAGGCTGAGTGATGGATGCGTTTCATGTACGTGGCATATGCGCCTGGCTAATAATGGGATTATTATAcgttcaaaatatatatatatttttaaaacaaGAACATGGTTGAAAATAAGCCCACGTATGCAGAATGACCCAGTGAACACAAAACCCTTTCATAGTCCAAACCTTAGACTATGGAAAATAGTATAGTTTATATTCCCCTTCAATcgagtgttgtttaaataaatccCAAAGGCAAAGTTTCATGTTAGATCTAATAGATACATTTCCCCCGTTGGAAACACTCTGGTAGGCGCTTTCATCTTTCTGAAGGAGAAAGAGCTTAGGTAGACAGTCTTAAGAATAACTCTGACAAATATATGTCTGatgcctttatgtgtgtgtgtgtgtgtgtgtttgtgcacttgtaaatgtgtgtgtgtgacctttatTTGACGATCGTCAAGTCTAAACGACGCTCTCCCGTCGGGCCCGGCGACCACGTTTCCCAGGTCTCCTACATGCTGTACCATACAAGGGGACCAAGTTAAAAAAAAGCACACG
This is a stretch of genomic DNA from Gadus chalcogrammus isolate NIFS_2021 chromosome 17, NIFS_Gcha_1.0, whole genome shotgun sequence. It encodes these proteins:
- the rbm14b gene encoding RNA-binding protein 14b isoform X1 — translated: MDKSNTVKLFVGNLALDTTQEELSAIFESYGQVVSCSVLRQFAFVHLHGDGSAERAIRELNGREFRGRNLVVEESRGRPLHSTKVFVGNLSGMCTTEDLQELFQTFGKVLECDKVKARHSSSAGYAFVHMENKEDALQAIEALHGTSFKGRPLSVELSKVQPSKQTPTGKIPCVSCGKQGHYAGECPAGKSSLEQYQSQAAVLAAAAAAAAGLPLQVQQSVHNSVYNTSTFDPTYAALTGLTTGARSDGNPVNQAVYGALASQVYGANVANQLYGTVAANQAALSSGATQMYSQMGHNLYGQVANQAAAHAHAYSTPVYAQAMGNHPVYLTAGPGLEMQAAVNPAYTVAPAMYGGGGPAYAHISAMGGMGGGDPTQAILEAARQAHYFAQGQHVLHDHQVAVAAAAAAAKSGERDRSPLRRSMPLLPDPVMKPFMYQRANKPRRPLLPTPAGRAAEEAAEAAEDPMARYYAEYYQQLQQYPQFQYAYPPPTGAMQAMPVGAMPPQPVATLEALRPSVVPVAGMAAGPRVYEPPLPPPPPSAPRKEAVLRRPELSLHAPEPPYR
- the rbm14b gene encoding RNA-binding protein 14b isoform X2, translating into MDKSNTVKLFVGNLALDTTQEELSAIFESYGQVVSCSVLRQFAFVHLHGDGSAERAIRELNGREFRGRNLVVEESRGRPLHSTKVFVGNLSGMCTTEDLQELFQTFGKVLECDKVKGYAFVHMENKEDALQAIEALHGTSFKGRPLSVELSKVQPSKQTPTGKIPCVSCGKQGHYAGECPAGKSSLEQYQSQAAVLAAAAAAAAGLPLQVQQSVHNSVYNTSTFDPTYAALTGLTTGARSDGNPVNQAVYGALASQVYGANVANQLYGTVAANQAALSSGATQMYSQMGHNLYGQVANQAAAHAHAYSTPVYAQAMGNHPVYLTAGPGLEMQAAVNPAYTVAPAMYGGGGPAYAHISAMGGMGGGDPTQAILEAARQAHYFAQGQHVLHDHQVAVAAAAAAAKSGERDRSPLRRSMPLLPDPVMKPFMYQRANKPRRPLLPTPAGRAAEEAAEAAEDPMARYYAEYYQQLQQYPQFQYAYPPPTGAMQAMPVGAMPPQPVATLEALRPSVVPVAGMAAGPRVYEPPLPPPPPSAPRKEAVLRRPELSLHAPEPPYR